GGAACATGCCGCAATCATCATTGCCGCCATAGGGAAAACAGGGAGATGCCCAATCCGACCAGTTTTCACGGCCTGTACCCAACACTGCAGGGATTTCGAGCCGAACCCTACCGAGCCGTTCCGGATCATTGTTGTCCCGGACAAAAGCCCGGTACTTGCCGTACCAGCGGTTGCGGTAGCGTTCTTCTGTCTGTTTATCGGAGGTTTCAAGCATGGCTGCCTTCCCTCCGGCGGCTGTCATTCCAAGCCTTCCAGCCACCCACGCGAACAGCCCAATACATCAGTCGGCGTTTCCATGCCGGAACACCGAGCTTGGTCATCAGGTCGAGAAATATGCGGTCGGCTTCAACTCGGGTCACCAGTCCGGTGTGATAGAGAAAGTCATGCACAACGGCAGCCGGAGAATAGCGTCCCCATGGCGGCACAATTCGCCAGAACAGACGCGGTACAGATGCAAAATCCGTTTCAAATCCGGCAGGCACGGTAATGGTTCGGCTGTCAGAGATCCTGACCTTGTAGTCTTTGATCAGACGGGCACTGCGGCCATTGGGCAGCAGTTCAAACTGCAAAGGCCCGTTCAGTCCGATTCCCGAGCCGACGGTGACGGTCTTTTGAAACTCAGTCATTACGCCACCTCGCTTTCCCGGTTGTCCGGACATCGAGATGGACCCATGAAGGATAGATTCCGATGCCGCCTTGTTGAAAAGCCGGAATGGTTTCCGCTGCACGAGCCAGGTCTTCGGCTGTCAGTCCATCCGAGCAGTCGACATCGGCAGCCATTCCCAAGGTGTGAAAACTCTGAGCGGCTCCGCCAACAGATTCATTATGGTGATTACATCGAAAGCCGCTGGTGATGCTCAGCGGCAGGCTTACTTGATCGCGCAGAGCCTGAAGCGCCGAAATCAGTTCAGGCTGTATCGGAGCCGAATGCCCGCAGCAGTTGGTTCCCTTGCAGGCAAATTCGGACCGGCTGAAATTTTTACTCAGATCTCCCATGGTTCCTCCTAAGAAACAGCACCGGAATCCGCATTGATGGTCACCATGGCCGGTGGCTCATTCTGCGGGGTTGCCGGTGCTTCTTTATCGTTTGGTTTTCCCTTGGCCTGGGCGGACTTGTCTCCTGCACCTTTGCCAAGGGCGTTCTTTTTTAGTTTGATTTCACAGGAATAGCCGGATGAACCGATGCTGTGGCGAACCGAGTGGCAGTAGTAAATGCCGGAAAACTTCCGGCCCACGCCTTTCACTTCGAGGTTCTTTTTGGCCCGCAGTGAGGGAATGCCGATGGTAGCGGCGGTGGCCTCCACCTGTTTGAGTTCGGCCTCTCTGAATTTGCCTTCGGCTGTATCCTGAGCAGGCTCCTGTGCCGGTTCTTCATGAAAGGCTTCGGAACGTTCATAGGCTGGAACGACCTGTCCGGTCTCCTGTTCTTTGAAACTGCCTTCACCCGTGTTGCCATCCACCAAATAGGTCTGCTTGCCGAGCGAGGTCCGTTCGGGAGTTGTGGCATTGTTGGCTTTATGTTCCACCACATCCTTTTTGCGGGGATCGACGCCGACTGATTTGGTTTCGACCCCGGCACCTTTGGCTCCCTGTGATTGGGTCGATGGTCTGAAAGAGCGCAGAACGCCCTTGCGGTCGGTGAAATACTCCAGCGTCAAAAGCGGAGCCTGTTCCAGCTCCCTTGGATGGAAGTGGAGCTCGTCGTCCTGAATGAAAAAGGAGTAGCCGCTGACACCCTGACCATCCCGGTCACGGGCTTTGGTTGCCAGCTCCTTGAGGAAGACGGCGTCGGACTGATTGCTCTGGGTTACGCGAAGATGATGGCCTTTGGTGGCCGTCACGACCGGCTTGAGGCCATTGGCCGAAGCGATCTGCTCGGCAATTTCGGAATAGAGAATGCCCGGCGCAGGTTTCTGCCAGACCTTCTGGTTTTCTTTCCCGGCCAGCTTGAAGCCTTTGTCGTAGGCTTTGATACGGATGGTGGGGTCGCCGTTTTCAGGGAAATCGTAATCGATGTCCTTGATGACAGCCTTTTTGCGGGGCGAGAGATTACCCACATAACCGAACCGGGCAATGATCTCGTTGCCTTCCT
The window above is part of the Desulfatibacillum aliphaticivorans DSM 15576 genome. Proteins encoded here:
- a CDS encoding phage late control D family protein, which produces MELDTFKPTFLIQIEGKSLSKDITQEITSFVFTDNEEELDVLELSITNRNLQFVDDSLFQEGNEIIARFGYVGNLSPRKKAVIKDIDYDFPENGDPTIRIKAYDKGFKLAGKENQKVWQKPAPGILYSEIAEQIASANGLKPVVTATKGHHLRVTQSNQSDAVFLKELATKARDRDGQGVSGYSFFIQDDELHFHPRELEQAPLLTLEYFTDRKGVLRSFRPSTQSQGAKGAGVETKSVGVDPRKKDVVEHKANNATTPERTSLGKQTYLVDGNTGEGSFKEQETGQVVPAYERSEAFHEEPAQEPAQDTAEGKFREAELKQVEATAATIGIPSLRAKKNLEVKGVGRKFSGIYYCHSVRHSIGSSGYSCEIKLKKNALGKGAGDKSAQAKGKPNDKEAPATPQNEPPAMVTINADSGAVS
- a CDS encoding DUF1353 domain-containing protein; amino-acid sequence: MTEFQKTVTVGSGIGLNGPLQFELLPNGRSARLIKDYKVRISDSRTITVPAGFETDFASVPRLFWRIVPPWGRYSPAAVVHDFLYHTGLVTRVEADRIFLDLMTKLGVPAWKRRLMYWAVRVGGWKAWNDSRRREGSHA
- a CDS encoding YcbK family protein; translated protein: MGDLSKNFSRSEFACKGTNCCGHSAPIQPELISALQALRDQVSLPLSITSGFRCNHHNESVGGAAQSFHTLGMAADVDCSDGLTAEDLARAAETIPAFQQGGIGIYPSWVHLDVRTTGKARWRND